One stretch of Chlamydia abortus DNA includes these proteins:
- the trpS gene encoding tryptophan--tRNA ligase, with product MNKKTRVLTGDRPTGKLHLGHWVGSIKNRLDLQNNPAYDCFFIVADLHTLTTRIRKEQVLNVDNHIYEVLADWLSVGIDPNKSTIYLQSAIPEIYELHLLFSMLISINRIMGIPSLKEMAKNASIDEGGLSFGLVGYPVLQSADILLAKAQLVPVGKDNEAHIELTRDIARNFNRLYGEIFPEPETLQGELTSLVGIDGQGKMSKSANNAIYLSDDDATIKDKIRKMYTDPNRIHATTPGRVEGNPLFIYHDIFNPNKEEVEEFKTRYRQGCIKDVEIKARLAEELILFLQPLKEKRAELLTKPQALQDALQLGTEKMRAVAKETMEEVHDTLGLSHKWRSRLLP from the coding sequence ATGAACAAAAAAACGCGCGTACTTACCGGTGATCGACCAACAGGCAAGCTCCATTTAGGTCACTGGGTAGGCTCTATAAAAAATCGTTTAGACTTACAGAATAACCCAGCGTACGATTGCTTTTTTATCGTTGCGGATCTCCACACTCTTACAACCAGAATACGTAAAGAACAAGTGCTCAATGTGGATAACCACATTTATGAAGTTCTTGCAGACTGGTTAAGTGTGGGGATAGATCCGAATAAATCGACTATCTATTTACAGTCGGCCATACCGGAAATCTACGAACTCCACTTACTGTTTTCCATGTTGATTTCGATTAATCGCATCATGGGGATTCCGAGTCTTAAGGAAATGGCGAAGAACGCTTCTATAGATGAGGGTGGTTTGTCCTTTGGATTGGTGGGCTATCCAGTTTTACAAAGCGCGGATATTCTTCTTGCTAAAGCGCAACTCGTTCCCGTAGGTAAAGATAATGAAGCCCATATAGAGCTAACTCGTGATATTGCTCGCAATTTTAATCGTTTATACGGTGAGATATTCCCCGAGCCAGAGACTCTACAAGGAGAACTTACCTCTTTAGTCGGCATTGACGGCCAAGGGAAAATGAGTAAATCTGCGAATAACGCCATCTACCTTTCTGATGATGATGCAACTATCAAAGATAAGATCAGAAAAATGTATACCGACCCAAATCGAATTCACGCTACGACCCCAGGGCGAGTCGAAGGGAACCCTCTATTCATCTATCATGATATTTTCAATCCTAATAAAGAAGAAGTTGAAGAATTTAAAACACGTTACCGTCAAGGATGTATAAAAGATGTTGAGATCAAGGCACGCCTTGCCGAAGAACTTATTCTCTTTTTACAACCTTTGAAAGAAAAACGTGCCGAACTACTTACAAAACCTCAAGCCCTTCAAGATGCATTACAACTGGGCACAGAAAAAATGCGTGCTGTAGCCAAAGAAACCATGGAAGAAGTCCATGACACCTTAGGGTTAAGCCATAAATGGCGCTCTCGTTTACTACCTTAA